One stretch of Lacimicrobium alkaliphilum DNA includes these proteins:
- a CDS encoding aldo/keto reductase yields the protein MVARRQFLQGMLATGLCSALSRHVFAQSDKLIMRPLGTEGVQIPAIGMGTWITFNVGKLRTLRKQRAQVLDRFFRLGGRVIDSSPMYGSAEEVVGYALEHTGHNDKVFSATKTWTSSVEQGKEQFSHSLDYWQQQKINLLQIHNLVNWQGHLETLQELKQASRIDYIGITTSHGRRHSELEKVMLNAPVDTVQLTYNLIDRQAEQRLLPLAREKGIAVIANRPFQGGPLVDRLQRYALPGWAAELGCDTWPALLLKFIIGHPAITCAIPATSKVEHMQENMQACKGPLPDQQQRQQLLAYVSQL from the coding sequence ATGGTAGCGCGGCGGCAATTTTTGCAGGGCATGCTGGCAACAGGGCTATGCAGCGCCCTGTCCCGTCATGTATTTGCCCAATCAGACAAACTTATCATGCGCCCTCTGGGTACGGAGGGTGTACAGATTCCCGCCATCGGTATGGGTACCTGGATCACCTTTAATGTGGGAAAGCTGCGTACCTTACGCAAACAACGGGCGCAGGTGCTGGACAGGTTTTTTCGCCTTGGCGGTCGGGTGATTGACTCCTCCCCTATGTATGGCTCTGCCGAAGAAGTGGTGGGCTATGCCCTGGAGCACACCGGCCATAATGACAAGGTATTTTCGGCAACAAAAACCTGGACCAGCAGCGTTGAGCAGGGTAAAGAACAATTCAGTCATTCGCTGGACTACTGGCAACAGCAAAAAATTAATCTGTTGCAGATCCATAATCTGGTCAACTGGCAGGGGCATCTGGAAACGCTGCAGGAACTTAAGCAGGCTTCCCGTATTGATTACATCGGTATCACGACATCCCATGGTCGCCGCCACAGTGAACTTGAAAAAGTCATGCTCAATGCACCGGTTGATACAGTGCAACTGACCTATAACCTGATAGATCGACAAGCTGAGCAGCGCCTGTTGCCGCTGGCCAGAGAAAAGGGGATTGCCGTTATCGCCAACAGGCCATTTCAGGGTGGCCCACTGGTGGACAGGCTTCAGCGCTATGCTCTGCCTGGCTGGGCAGCGGAGCTGGGCTGTGATACCTGGCCGGCCTTGCTGCTGAAGTTTATTATCGGCCATCCGGCGATCACCTGCGCCATTCCGGCCACCAGCAAGGTCGAGCATATGCAGGAAAATATGCAGGCCTGTAAAGGGCCGCTACCTGATCAGCAACAGCGCCAACAATTGCTGGCCTATGTGTCACAACTCTGA
- the metH gene encoding methionine synthase → MNNQSSANFINIGERTNVTGSAKFKRLIMDEDYETALEVARQQVENGAQIIDINMDEAMLDSEAAMVRFLNLIASEPDISRVPVMIDSSKWTVIEAGLKCVQGKAIVNSISLKEGEAQFLHQASLLKRYGAATVVMAFDEKGQADTEDRKFEICERSYRLLTEKIGFPPEDIIFDPNIFAVATGIEEHNNYAVDFINATRRIKQHLPHAHVSGGLSNISFSFRGNNPVREAMHSVFLYHAIAAGMDMAIVNAGQLAVYDDIPAELREAVEDVILNRTPEGTDRLLELAPKYQGDGKEVVKENQEWRQWPVKKRLEHALVKGIMDFIVEDTEAARQEADLPLHVIEGPLMDGMNVVGDLFGEGKMFLPQVVKSARVMKKAVAYLQPYIEREKSEGSSNGKILLATVKGDVHDIGKNIVGVVLQCNNFEVIDMGVMVPCEKILKTAIDEGAQMIGLSGLITPSLDEMVHVAKEMERKGFELPLLIGGATTSKAHTAVKIEQNYHGPVVYVPNASRAVGVCQKLISKTDREGYVAQLSAEYDKVREQHARKRPRTKPVTLEAARANALVPDFSNYQPKTPNQLGVQQFEADITTLREYIDWTPFFLTWSLAGKYPRIFDDEIVGEEAKKLFADANAMLDDFQRSGDLKAKGVAGLFPANRVGDDVEIYSDDTRSSLLTTACHLRQQTEKKGFANYCLSDFVASKESGIADYVGAFAVTAGIGEEELAEAHKQNGDDYNAIMVKAVADRLAEAFAEYLHKKVRKEFWGYAPNESLDNAALIREKYQGIRPAPGYAACPEHTEKQKIWDLLEAEKHTGMTLTESFAMWPGASVSGWYFAHPDSKYFAVAQIQRDQLEDYAERKGWSIEQAEKWLAPNLG, encoded by the coding sequence ATGAACAATCAATCAAGCGCTAACTTTATCAATATCGGCGAGCGGACCAATGTGACCGGCTCGGCTAAATTCAAACGGCTGATCATGGATGAGGACTATGAAACCGCGCTGGAAGTGGCCCGCCAGCAGGTGGAGAACGGCGCTCAGATCATCGATATCAATATGGATGAGGCGATGCTGGACTCAGAAGCGGCGATGGTGCGCTTTTTGAATCTGATTGCCTCGGAGCCGGATATCTCCAGGGTACCGGTGATGATCGACTCCTCCAAGTGGACAGTGATCGAAGCGGGCCTGAAATGTGTTCAGGGTAAGGCCATTGTTAACTCCATCAGCCTCAAAGAAGGCGAAGCGCAGTTTCTGCATCAGGCCAGCCTGCTGAAGCGCTACGGCGCCGCCACTGTGGTGATGGCCTTTGATGAAAAGGGCCAGGCAGATACCGAAGATCGCAAATTTGAGATCTGTGAGCGCAGCTATCGCCTGCTGACGGAGAAAATTGGCTTCCCGCCTGAAGATATTATCTTCGATCCGAATATTTTTGCGGTGGCCACCGGCATTGAAGAACACAACAATTATGCGGTGGATTTTATCAATGCCACCCGCAGAATTAAGCAGCATTTGCCCCATGCCCACGTATCCGGCGGCCTGTCGAATATCTCCTTTTCCTTTCGTGGGAATAATCCGGTCCGAGAGGCCATGCATTCGGTATTTTTGTACCACGCTATCGCTGCCGGTATGGACATGGCCATCGTTAATGCCGGGCAATTGGCGGTGTATGACGATATCCCTGCAGAGCTGCGCGAGGCGGTCGAGGATGTGATCCTTAACCGCACCCCCGAGGGTACCGACAGGTTGCTGGAGCTGGCACCTAAGTATCAGGGCGACGGCAAGGAAGTGGTGAAGGAGAATCAGGAATGGCGTCAATGGCCGGTTAAAAAACGCCTCGAACATGCGCTGGTTAAAGGCATTATGGATTTTATTGTCGAGGATACCGAAGCCGCCCGTCAGGAAGCGGATCTGCCCCTGCATGTGATCGAAGGGCCGCTGATGGACGGCATGAATGTGGTGGGCGACTTATTTGGTGAGGGCAAGATGTTCCTGCCCCAGGTGGTGAAATCGGCGCGGGTAATGAAAAAAGCCGTGGCCTATCTGCAGCCCTATATTGAAAGGGAAAAATCCGAAGGTAGCAGCAACGGCAAGATCCTGCTGGCCACCGTCAAAGGCGATGTGCACGATATCGGCAAGAATATTGTTGGTGTGGTGCTCCAATGTAATAACTTTGAAGTGATCGACATGGGGGTAATGGTGCCCTGTGAAAAGATCCTCAAAACCGCTATCGATGAAGGGGCACAGATGATTGGCCTGTCGGGCCTTATCACCCCCTCACTGGATGAAATGGTGCATGTGGCCAAAGAAATGGAGCGTAAGGGTTTTGAATTGCCACTATTGATTGGCGGCGCTACTACTTCCAAGGCGCATACGGCGGTAAAAATCGAGCAGAATTACCACGGCCCGGTAGTGTATGTACCCAACGCATCAAGGGCGGTAGGGGTATGCCAGAAACTGATTTCCAAAACCGATCGCGAAGGCTATGTGGCCCAATTGTCGGCAGAATATGACAAAGTACGGGAACAACATGCCCGTAAAAGGCCGCGCACAAAGCCTGTAACGTTAGAAGCTGCCAGAGCCAATGCGCTGGTGCCGGATTTCAGCAACTATCAGCCCAAAACGCCTAATCAGCTTGGGGTGCAGCAATTCGAGGCGGATATCACTACCTTGCGTGAGTATATTGACTGGACGCCGTTTTTCTTAACCTGGTCTCTGGCTGGTAAATACCCGCGTATTTTTGATGACGAGATAGTGGGTGAAGAGGCTAAAAAGCTGTTTGCCGATGCCAATGCCATGCTCGATGACTTCCAGCGCTCCGGTGATTTAAAAGCCAAAGGGGTGGCGGGATTATTCCCGGCTAACCGGGTGGGCGATGATGTTGAGATTTACTCCGATGACACGCGCAGCTCGTTACTGACCACTGCCTGCCATCTGCGCCAGCAGACCGAGAAAAAGGGCTTTGCCAATTATTGCTTAAGCGACTTTGTCGCCAGTAAAGAATCCGGTATTGCCGATTACGTGGGCGCCTTTGCCGTTACTGCCGGTATCGGCGAAGAAGAACTGGCCGAGGCCCACAAGCAAAACGGTGATGACTATAATGCGATTATGGTTAAAGCCGTGGCTGACCGCCTGGCCGAGGCCTTTGCCGAGTACCTGCATAAGAAAGTACGCAAGGAGTTTTGGGGCTATGCCCCGAACGAGAGTCTGGACAATGCGGCACTGATTCGCGAGAAATACCAGGGTATCCGTCCGGCACCGGGCTATGCGGCCTGCCCGGAGCATACCGAAAAGCAGAAGATCTGGGATCTGCTGGAAGCCGAGAAACACACCGGCATGACGCTCACTGAGAGTTTTGCCATGTGGCCGGGTGCGTCGGTGTCTGGCTGGTATTTCGCTCACCCTGACAGCAAATATTTCGCGGTGGCTCAGATACAGCGTGATCAGTTGGAAGACTATGCCGAGCGTAAAGGCTGGAGCATCGAACAGGCCGAGAAATGGCTGGCACCGAATCTGGGGTAG
- the metA gene encoding homoserine O-acetyltransferase MetA encodes MPICIPGELPAQDVLSEENIFVMETNRAANQDIRPLQVGILNLMPNKIETEVQLLRLLSNTPLQISVDLIRIDTEAPKNTPKAHMDAFYHQFEDVVNKKYDGLIVTGAPLAMLDYEQVKYWDKMQVVMDWARRHVQSTLFLCWAAHAAVYHYFGLNRFLRETKLAGVYSHQVNQEHDELLRGFDPVFNAPHSRFGEVALSDYQSRPELEVLASSEQAGAYIVASKDKRLVFVTGHPEYDPDTLAQEYYRDLKAGLKPALPENYFLNDDPAQPPLMSWRSHGSLLFTNWLNYYVYQITPYNLSDIA; translated from the coding sequence ATGCCCATTTGTATACCCGGTGAATTGCCGGCGCAGGATGTGTTAAGCGAAGAGAATATTTTCGTGATGGAGACCAACCGCGCCGCCAATCAGGATATTCGCCCTTTGCAGGTCGGTATACTCAATCTGATGCCCAACAAGATAGAAACCGAAGTGCAGTTGTTACGCTTGTTGTCTAATACGCCGCTGCAGATCAGTGTGGATCTGATTCGCATCGATACTGAGGCCCCGAAAAATACACCCAAGGCCCATATGGATGCCTTCTATCATCAGTTCGAGGATGTGGTAAATAAAAAGTACGATGGCCTGATTGTCACCGGCGCGCCGCTGGCGATGCTCGATTACGAGCAGGTGAAGTACTGGGACAAAATGCAGGTAGTGATGGACTGGGCTCGTCGCCATGTTCAGTCTACGTTGTTTTTGTGCTGGGCGGCCCATGCTGCGGTATATCATTATTTCGGGCTGAACCGGTTTCTGCGCGAAACAAAACTTGCAGGCGTATACAGTCATCAGGTGAACCAGGAACATGATGAACTGCTAAGGGGATTTGACCCGGTGTTTAACGCGCCCCATTCACGCTTCGGAGAAGTGGCACTGAGTGATTACCAGAGTCGCCCTGAACTTGAGGTGCTGGCCAGCTCTGAGCAGGCCGGCGCCTATATTGTTGCCAGTAAAGACAAGCGCCTGGTGTTTGTTACCGGCCATCCAGAATATGACCCTGACACGCTGGCGCAGGAGTATTACCGGGATTTAAAGGCCGGGCTCAAACCGGCACTGCCGGAGAATTACTTCCTTAACGATGATCCGGCTCAGCCGCCACTGATGAGCTGGCGCTCCCATGGTAGCCTGTTGTTTACCAACTGGCTGAATTATTATGTGTACCAGATTACGCCTTACAACCTGTCAGATATCGCCTGA
- the recA gene encoding recombinase RecA, whose amino-acid sequence MDSNKEKALSAALGQIEKQFGKGAIMRLGDNQALDIDAVSTGSLSVDVALGIGGLPFGRVVEIYGPESSGKTTLTLQAIAEAQRMGKTCAFVDAEHALDPLYAAKIGVNVDELLVSQPDTGEQALEICDMLVRSGAVDVVVVDSVAALTPKAEIEGEMGDSHVGLQARLMSQALRKLTANIKRSNTLCIFINQIRMKIGVMFGNPETTTGGNALKFYASVRLDIRRIGAIKEGDEVVGNETRVKVVKNKVAPPFKQAEFQILYGHGISKEAELIDLGVANKFVEKAGAWYSYKGERIGQGKANCVRFLKEKPELAQELDKLLRDKLLLKKTVKDEAPALDDGAKDEAKELL is encoded by the coding sequence ATGGACAGTAACAAAGAAAAAGCCCTCTCCGCTGCCTTAGGGCAAATAGAAAAGCAATTCGGTAAAGGCGCCATTATGCGTCTGGGTGATAACCAGGCACTGGATATCGACGCCGTTTCTACCGGCTCGTTGAGTGTGGATGTGGCGCTGGGCATCGGCGGCCTGCCTTTTGGCCGGGTAGTAGAGATTTACGGGCCGGAGTCTTCCGGTAAAACCACCCTGACGCTACAGGCGATTGCTGAGGCGCAGCGAATGGGCAAAACCTGCGCCTTTGTGGATGCAGAACATGCACTGGATCCGCTGTATGCCGCCAAAATAGGCGTCAATGTGGATGAACTGTTGGTATCACAGCCTGATACCGGTGAGCAGGCACTGGAGATCTGCGACATGCTGGTACGCTCCGGCGCCGTGGATGTGGTAGTGGTGGACTCAGTTGCAGCATTGACCCCTAAGGCCGAGATCGAAGGGGAAATGGGGGATTCGCACGTTGGTCTGCAGGCCCGCCTGATGTCTCAGGCATTGCGTAAGCTGACCGCCAATATCAAGCGTTCCAATACCCTGTGTATCTTTATCAACCAGATCCGTATGAAGATCGGTGTTATGTTTGGTAACCCTGAAACCACTACAGGTGGTAATGCGCTGAAATTCTACGCCTCTGTGCGCCTGGATATCCGCCGTATCGGCGCCATCAAAGAAGGTGACGAGGTGGTGGGCAATGAAACCCGGGTTAAAGTGGTGAAGAACAAAGTGGCGCCCCCCTTTAAACAGGCCGAATTCCAGATCCTTTACGGCCACGGCATCAGTAAAGAAGCCGAACTGATCGACCTGGGCGTAGCCAATAAGTTTGTCGAAAAAGCCGGTGCCTGGTACAGCTACAAAGGCGAACGCATCGGTCAGGGTAAAGCCAATTGCGTGCGTTTCTTAAAAGAAAAGCCGGAACTTGCCCAGGAGCTCGACAAGCTGCTGCGGGATAAACTGCTGCTGAAAAAAACCGTTAAGGACGAAGCGCCAGCGCTGGACGACGGTGCCAAAGACGAAGCCAAAGAGCTGCTGTAA
- a CDS encoding homocysteine S-methyltransferase family protein, with product MTDSNNFTDALKQKILILDGAMGTMIQLHKLEEDDYRGERFADWHSDIKGNNDLLVLTQPDLIRDIHGQYLAAGADIIETNTFNATSIAMADYDMQSLVHEINVAAARLAREAADQYSSADKPRFVAGVLGPTNRTASISPDVNDPGKRNVSFDELVEAYEEACDGLMEGGADLILVETVFDTLNAKAALFAIENTFDKRNQRLPVMISGTITDASGRTLSGQTAEAFYYSLRHVKPVSFGLNCALGPDLLRQYVQEISDIAECAVSAHPNAGLPNEFGEYDMEGDEMAVHIREWAESGLLNIVGGCCGTSPEHIQAIARAVEGLPPRKPAQPQVRLRLSGLEPFVH from the coding sequence TTGACTGATTCAAACAATTTCACCGATGCCCTGAAACAGAAGATTCTGATTCTTGATGGCGCCATGGGCACTATGATCCAGTTGCACAAGCTGGAAGAGGACGATTATCGTGGCGAACGCTTTGCTGACTGGCACAGCGATATCAAAGGCAATAACGATTTGCTGGTGCTGACTCAGCCCGATCTTATTCGCGATATTCATGGCCAGTATCTGGCCGCCGGTGCCGATATCATCGAAACCAATACCTTTAATGCCACCTCCATCGCCATGGCTGACTATGACATGCAATCTCTGGTGCATGAGATCAATGTGGCGGCGGCCAGGCTGGCCCGTGAAGCAGCCGACCAATACAGCAGCGCCGACAAACCACGCTTTGTAGCCGGGGTGCTGGGACCCACCAACCGCACGGCGTCCATCTCGCCGGATGTTAACGATCCGGGCAAGCGTAATGTCAGCTTTGATGAACTGGTTGAAGCCTATGAAGAAGCCTGTGACGGGCTGATGGAAGGCGGCGCCGATCTGATTCTGGTTGAAACCGTGTTTGATACCCTTAATGCCAAGGCGGCGTTATTTGCCATTGAGAACACCTTTGATAAACGCAATCAGCGCCTGCCGGTGATGATTTCCGGCACTATTACCGATGCCTCAGGCCGTACCTTGTCGGGGCAGACTGCCGAAGCCTTTTATTACTCTTTGCGCCACGTTAAGCCGGTGTCTTTTGGCCTCAACTGCGCCCTGGGGCCCGATTTACTGCGTCAGTATGTGCAGGAAATCAGCGATATCGCCGAATGTGCGGTATCCGCTCATCCTAATGCCGGCCTGCCAAACGAATTTGGCGAATATGATATGGAAGGGGATGAAATGGCCGTACATATTCGTGAGTGGGCGGAATCGGGCCTGCTAAATATTGTTGGCGGATGTTGCGGTACCAGCCCTGAGCATATCCAGGCGATCGCCAGGGCGGTTGAGGGCCTGCCACCACGCAAACCGGCACAGCCGCAGGTGCGTTTACGTCTGTCTGGTCTTGAGCCATTCGTACATTGA
- a CDS encoding DUF938 domain-containing protein, producing MSKPFSQACENNKQPILDVLKTAFAHTEAVLEIGSGTGQHGVFFAPNLPHLIWQTSDMPENHSGINAWIDAYPCSNLKPPLSLTIGEDNWPDSGPPGFDGVFTANTTHIMQVSEAREMMQLVAENLPPGGVFCQYGPFNIDGQYTSDSNRAFDQHLLARGCGGIRDIAELQGWVQGRGLVLNRRYQLPANNQLLEWHKR from the coding sequence ATGAGCAAACCCTTTAGTCAGGCCTGTGAAAATAACAAGCAACCGATTCTGGATGTGCTGAAAACGGCCTTCGCCCATACCGAAGCGGTACTGGAAATCGGCAGTGGCACAGGTCAGCACGGGGTGTTTTTTGCGCCCAATTTGCCTCACCTTATCTGGCAGACCAGCGATATGCCGGAAAATCATTCCGGCATCAATGCCTGGATAGATGCCTATCCTTGTTCCAATCTAAAGCCTCCACTTTCTTTGACCATTGGCGAAGATAACTGGCCGGATTCGGGCCCGCCCGGCTTTGACGGCGTATTTACTGCCAATACCACCCATATTATGCAAGTCTCAGAGGCCAGAGAGATGATGCAACTGGTGGCCGAAAATCTGCCCCCGGGCGGTGTGTTCTGTCAGTACGGACCTTTTAACATCGACGGGCAGTACACCAGTGACAGCAACCGGGCTTTTGATCAGCATCTACTGGCCCGGGGCTGCGGTGGTATCCGTGATATCGCTGAATTGCAGGGCTGGGTTCAGGGCAGGGGGCTGGTGCTAAACCGCCGCTATCAGTTACCTGCAAATAACCAGTTGCTTGAGTGGCACAAGCGCTGA
- the pncC gene encoding nicotinamide-nucleotide amidase, giving the protein MNETTLQLASDLGQALKEKGWRLTCAESCTGGGIGYAITSVSGSSGWFERGFITYSDEAKQELLGVEKSMLIVEGAVSATVAEQMATGALKAAGADLAIAVSGIAGPDGGSPEKPVGTVWFGFATRDKAISKHQRFVGDRLQIRSQSIEFALQQALELLNTSAG; this is encoded by the coding sequence TTGAATGAAACAACCCTGCAACTGGCCAGCGACCTCGGCCAGGCACTCAAAGAGAAAGGCTGGAGGCTGACCTGTGCAGAGTCCTGCACTGGTGGTGGCATAGGATACGCGATCACAAGCGTGTCTGGAAGTTCTGGCTGGTTCGAGCGTGGATTTATTACCTATTCCGATGAGGCCAAACAGGAACTGCTCGGCGTTGAAAAAAGCATGCTGATCGTGGAAGGGGCGGTATCAGCAACCGTCGCTGAACAGATGGCCACGGGGGCGCTGAAGGCCGCCGGGGCGGATTTGGCCATTGCCGTAAGTGGTATTGCCGGTCCCGATGGCGGCAGCCCGGAAAAACCTGTCGGCACGGTCTGGTTTGGTTTTGCCACCAGGGACAAAGCGATAAGTAAACATCAGCGCTTTGTGGGAGACCGGCTACAGATCCGTAGTCAAAGTATAGAATTTGCGCTTCAGCAGGCGCTGGAACTACTAAATACTTCGGCGGGCTGA